The following proteins are co-located in the Dermochelys coriacea isolate rDerCor1 chromosome 4, rDerCor1.pri.v4, whole genome shotgun sequence genome:
- the LOC119855080 gene encoding LOW QUALITY PROTEIN: polyadenylate-binding protein 1-like (The sequence of the model RefSeq protein was modified relative to this genomic sequence to represent the inferred CDS: deleted 2 bases in 1 codon; substituted 1 base at 1 genomic stop codon): MDEKDMTSVYNDLKGVNSNGGEELFGVVKAGSNSTKPNFAFGNILSCKVVCDENGSKGYGFVHFETQEAAEIAIEKINSMLLNDHKVFVGRFKSHKEREAELGAKAKEFTIIIIIKNFGEDMDDERLKELFGKFGPSLSVKVMTDESGKTKGFGFVSFERREDAQKAVDEMNGKELNGKQIYVGRAQKKVERQTELKRKFEQMKQDRITRYQGVNLYVKNLDDGIDDERLRKEFSPFGTITSAKVMMEGGRSKGFGFVCFSSPEEATKAVTEMNGRIVATKPLYVALAQRKEERQAHLTNQXMQRMASVRAVPNPVINPYQPAPPSGYFMAALPPTQNRAAYYPTSQLAQLRPSPRWTAQGARPHPFQNMPGAIHPAAPRPPFITMRPASSQVPRVMSTQRVANTSTQTMGPRPAAAPAAATPAVRTVPQYKYAAGVRNPQQHLNTQPQVAMQQPAVHVQGQEPLTASMLASAPSQKQKQMLGERLFPLIQAMHPTQAGKITGMLLEIDNSELLHMLESPESLRSKVDEAVAVLQAHQAKEAA, encoded by the exons CCAAACTTTGCTTTTGGAAACATCCTCTCCTGTAAGGTAGTATGTGATGAAAATGGGTCCAAGGGCTATGGATTTGTACATTTTGAGACCCAGGAAGCAGCAGAAATAGCTATTGAAAAAATAAACAGTATGCTGCTTAATGACCACAAAGTATTTGTTGGAAGGTTTAAATCCCATAAAGAACGAGAAGCAGAACTTGGAGCTAAAGCAAAGGAGTTCACC ATCATAATCATAATCAAGAATTTTGGAGAAGACATGGATGATGAAAGACTTAAGGAACTCTTTGGCAAGTTTGGCCCTTCCTTAAGTGTCAAAGTTATGACCGATGAGAGTGGAAAAACCAAAGGCTTTGGCTTTGTTAGTTTTGAAAGACGTGAAGATGCTCAGAAAGCTGTGGATGAGATGAATGGAAAGGAGCTCAATGGAAAGCAAATTTATGTTGGCCGGGCTCAGAAAAAAGTGGAAAGACAAACGGAGCTCAAGCGCAAATTTGAACAAATGAAGCAGGATAGGATCACCAGATACCAGGGTGTAAACCTTTACGTGAAAAATCTTGATGATGGGATTGATGATGAGCGTTTACGAAAAGAATTCTCCCCATTTGGTACAATCACTAGTGCAAAGGTCATGATGGAAGGCGGCCGCAGTAAAGGATTTGGGTTTGTATGCTTTTCTTCACCAGAAGAAGCAACCAAAGCTGTCACAGAAATGAATGGTAGAATTGTGGCCACTAAACCATTATATGTAGCTCTAGCCCAACGCAAAGAAGAGCGCCAGGCTCACCTCACCAACCAATAAATGCAGAGAATGGCAAGTGTGAGAGCAGTACCTAATCCTGTAATCAACCCCTACCAACCAGCACCTCCTTCAGGTTACTTCATGGCTGCTCTCCCACCGACTCAGAACCGTGCTGCATATTATCCAACTAGCCAACTTGCTCAACTCAGACCAAGTCCTCGCTGGACTGCTCAGGGTGCTAGACCTCATCCATTCCAGAACATGCCTGGTGCTAtccacccagcagctcccagaccACCATTTATTACTATGAGACCAGCTTCTTCACAGGTTCCACGAGTCATGTCAACACAACGTGTTGCTAATACATCAACACAGACAATGGGTCCCCgtcctgcagcagctcctgctgcgGCCACTCCTGCTGTACGCACAGTTCCACAGTACAAATATGCTGCAGGTGTTCGTAATCCTCAGCAACATCTTAACACACAACCACAGGTTGCTATGCAGCAGCCAGCTGTCCATGTGCAAGGTCAGGAACCCTTGACTGCTTCCATGTTGGCTTCTGCCccttcacaaaaacaaaagcagatgTTAGGTGAACGGCTGTTTCCCCTTATTCAAGCTATGCACCCTACTCAGGCAGGTAAAATCACCGGTATGTTGTTGGAGATTGACAACTCTGAACTCCTTCATATGCTTGAGTCTCCTGAGTCTCTTCGTTCGAAGGTTGATGAAGCTGTAGCTGTACTACAAGCCCACCAAGCTAAAGAGGCTGCTTAG